Proteins from a single region of Amblyomma americanum isolate KBUSLIRL-KWMA chromosome 10, ASM5285725v1, whole genome shotgun sequence:
- the LOC144107382 gene encoding uncharacterized protein LOC144107382 — translation MTKRWPTFKCSVVRLKLIYCGLSTSFAQEQEVVLACSLQEGRPTLLEIDMGSTFSFVPERDSRKMGKSSQLYNRMLRHCLEEADRWRSEIKVAHHVVPKHQVQLNGVGLKKSLSSASKKSACSFVDLPSSGVPTLKSQMSTLSKKSSTSSTSSNPFKRLWSLHRSFSKKAAAKLGSRGDGSETADEFEKLDVFRTVGPNASTRLFASTTDHIYESIPRPRPTRTPRYLLSRDVLPIKAGDFEPAGDDGYGTSHMDGDSVYDTTS, via the coding sequence ATGACAAAACGCTGGCCCACGTTCAAGTGCTCAGTAGTCAGGCTTAAACTTATTTATTGTGGTCTGTCGACGTCATTCGCGCAGGAGCAAGAAGTGGTGCTGGCCTGCAGCCTTCAGGAGGGCCGGCCCACGCTGCTGGAGATCGACATGGGCTCCACCTTCTCCTTCGTGCCGGAGCGCGACTCGCGCAAGATGGGCAAGTCGAGCCAGCTGTACAACCGCATGCTCAGACACTGCCTCGAGGAAGCGGACCGGTGGCGCAGCGAGATCAAGGTGGCGCACCACGTGGTGCCCAAGCACCAGGTGCAGCTCAACGGCGTTGGCCTCAAGAAGTCCCTGTCTTCAGCCAGCAAGAAATCGGCCTGCTCCTTCGTCGACCTGCCTTCCTCCGGGGTGCCCACGCTCAAGTCCCAGATGTCCACGCTGTCCAAAAAGTCCTCCACGTCCTCGACCTCCAGCAACCCTTTCAAGAGGCTATGGTCCCTCCACAGGTCATTCTCGAAGAAGGCGGCGGCAAAGCTGGGCTCCAGAGGAGACGGGTCCGAGACGGCCGACGAGTTCGAGAAGCTCGACGTATTCCGGACTGTTGGACCGAATGCCTCTACGAGGCTGTTCGCGTCCACGACGGACCACATCTACGAGTCGATACCCAGGCCCCGCCCCACGCGGACGCCTCGTTACCTGCTGTCCAGGGATGTGCTTCCTATCAAGGCCGGGGACTTCGAGCCAGCGGGAGACGACGGCTACGGCACGTCGCACATGGACGGTGACTCCGTGTACGACACAACCTCGTAG